The segment GCACGCCAAAGAAGCTGTTTTGGCTCTAGCAAATTCAAACGATATATCGGCAATTTCGTCTAAATTTACTCTCAAGGCCTAAAATTATCTTAATTTAAATTTGATATAATACCCCAATTAAATTTAGGATTATTATGAGATTAGAAGATATCAAAACTCCAGCTTATGTCTGTGAGATAACTAAGCTTAAAGCAAATTTAAATTTACTCAATTATGTTGCTAAATCGAGTGGAGCGAAGGTTCTTTGTGCGCTTAAAGGATTTGCGTTTTCACCTAGTATGCCACTTGTAGCTACTATGTTAGATGGTGCTACTTGTAGTGGCCTGATCGAAGCCAAATACGCTAAAGAGCATAATTTTAAAGAGATTCACACATACTCACCGGCCTTTAAAGATGATGAGATTGATGAGGTGCTAAGTATTAGCAATCATGTGGTTTTCAATAGTTTTAATCAGTGGAAACGCTTTGCTACAAAGGCGAGAAATAGCAACGCAAGTATCGGCCTAAGGGTTAATCCAAATGTCTCAGCTAGTCCGACTGATATGTATAATCCGTGCGCTAGATTTTCTAGGCTTGGTATCACGAAAGAAAATTTCGAATTTGATAATATAGATGGTATTGATGGACTTCATTTTCACGCACTTTGCGAAGAGAGCGCTGAGAGTTTGGAGATGGTTTTAAGAGCTTTTGAAGAGCAGTTTGGAGAGATTTTGCCTAGTATGAAATGGGTGAATTTAGGTGGTGGCCATCACATTACCAAGGCTGGTTATAATGTTGATTTGCTGATAAAACTCCTTAAAAATTTAGCTGAAAAATATAGTCTTGAAGTATATATTGAGCCGGGTGAAGCGGTTGGTTGGGAGTGCGGATTTTTGATTGCTTCGGTGTTGGATATTGTGGATAATGAGCAAAAGAGCTGTATCATTGATGCATCAGCCGAGTGTCATATGCCTGATACTATTTTGATGCCTTATCGTCCTAAGATTAGAGGAGAGAGCCAAAATGGCAAATTTAGCTATAGATTTG is part of the Campylobacter lanienae NCTC 13004 genome and harbors:
- the nspC gene encoding carboxynorspermidine decarboxylase; the protein is MRLEDIKTPAYVCEITKLKANLNLLNYVAKSSGAKVLCALKGFAFSPSMPLVATMLDGATCSGLIEAKYAKEHNFKEIHTYSPAFKDDEIDEVLSISNHVVFNSFNQWKRFATKARNSNASIGLRVNPNVSASPTDMYNPCARFSRLGITKENFEFDNIDGIDGLHFHALCEESAESLEMVLRAFEEQFGEILPSMKWVNLGGGHHITKAGYNVDLLIKLLKNLAEKYSLEVYIEPGEAVGWECGFLIASVLDIVDNEQKSCIIDASAECHMPDTILMPYRPKIRGESQNGKFSYRFGGATCLAGDIVGAEAGDAIYKFDNPINIGDKIIFEDQIHYTIVKNTTFNGVKLPSLAMIDESGDVVVWREFGYDDYAKRN